From a single Micromonospora pallida genomic region:
- a CDS encoding acyl-CoA dehydrogenase family protein, which translates to MTVATDELSVAVESAAVPDGTVGNFPVLLDGELDRRLGDPNDPTRVFSHVRCLELDEREEFPGEICAALDAVGLTRFYVPSAHGGSLRSYEELAALLRVVARRDLTVAIAHGKTFLGTAPSWVAATPEQATRLANDVLSGVRVALALTEPDHGSDLLATEVRAVPDAGGYRLTGTKWLINNATRGHQACVLARTDPAGGPRGMSLLLVDKRTLPQGSYRCLPKEPTHGIRAADISGLDFRDAFVPADALLGRPGGGLEIILKALQLTRTGCTALSLGAADQALELATRFAVDRELYGGRLVELPNIRHTLGRAYAQLFIAEAVSVVANRSIHVLPGEMSVVSAVAKSLVPTLVDEVIDELGELLGARSFLRGVYAGGRYQKVERDHRIVAIFDGSTVVNRNALINQFDRLARAYRRGHSDRAGLATALRLGSPVPPLEPRRLGVISRTGCSLLQSLPDAVRHVRALVAEHEIPARLAAAVDELSVQVDELHMHLAQVVPHHGGHGPEAFDLARRYELCLAGAACVSLWLANHRRVPIGSACVPWAGGEWLATCLEFLLGRLDPARPPHQDMFLTLFEAVARSAARGPVSILPRYLTKESDGR; encoded by the coding sequence ATGACTGTCGCAACGGACGAGCTGAGCGTTGCCGTCGAATCCGCCGCCGTGCCGGACGGTACCGTCGGGAATTTTCCCGTCCTGCTCGACGGGGAGCTGGACCGTCGGCTCGGGGACCCGAACGACCCGACGCGCGTGTTCTCGCACGTCCGGTGCCTGGAGCTGGACGAGCGGGAAGAATTCCCGGGCGAGATCTGCGCCGCGCTCGACGCGGTCGGGCTGACTCGGTTCTATGTCCCGTCCGCACATGGCGGCTCGTTGCGCAGCTATGAAGAGCTTGCGGCGCTGTTGCGCGTGGTGGCGCGTCGAGACCTGACGGTGGCGATCGCACATGGCAAGACCTTCCTCGGTACCGCGCCCTCGTGGGTGGCCGCGACGCCGGAGCAGGCCACTCGGCTGGCGAACGACGTGCTGTCCGGGGTACGCGTCGCGCTGGCTCTGACCGAACCCGACCATGGCAGCGATCTGCTTGCCACGGAGGTCCGTGCGGTGCCCGACGCCGGTGGCTATCGGCTCACGGGGACGAAGTGGCTGATCAACAACGCGACACGCGGGCACCAGGCATGTGTGTTGGCCCGCACCGATCCGGCCGGTGGCCCGCGCGGGATGAGCCTGTTGCTGGTCGACAAGCGGACCCTGCCGCAGGGCAGCTACCGGTGCCTGCCGAAGGAACCGACCCACGGAATCCGAGCGGCTGATATCAGTGGCCTCGACTTCCGGGATGCGTTCGTGCCCGCCGACGCGCTGCTCGGCCGCCCGGGTGGCGGTCTGGAGATCATCCTCAAGGCCCTGCAGTTGACCCGCACCGGATGCACCGCTCTGTCGCTCGGCGCAGCCGACCAGGCGCTCGAGCTCGCGACCCGGTTCGCGGTCGACCGCGAGCTTTACGGCGGACGGCTCGTCGAGCTGCCGAACATCCGTCATACGCTGGGACGGGCATACGCCCAGCTGTTCATCGCCGAGGCGGTCAGTGTCGTGGCCAACCGGAGCATCCACGTGCTGCCCGGCGAGATGAGCGTGGTGTCCGCGGTGGCGAAGTCACTCGTCCCGACGCTGGTGGACGAAGTCATCGACGAGCTCGGGGAACTGCTGGGGGCACGCTCCTTCCTGCGAGGGGTGTACGCCGGCGGGCGGTATCAGAAGGTGGAGCGGGATCACCGCATCGTGGCGATCTTCGACGGCAGCACGGTGGTGAACCGGAACGCGCTGATCAATCAGTTCGACCGGCTGGCTCGTGCCTACCGTCGCGGCCACAGCGACCGCGCCGGGCTGGCCACGGCGCTGCGGCTCGGCAGCCCGGTCCCACCGTTGGAACCCCGCCGACTCGGCGTGATCTCGCGTACCGGTTGCAGCCTGCTGCAGTCACTGCCGGATGCGGTGCGGCACGTCCGCGCGCTGGTGGCGGAGCACGAGATACCGGCGCGCCTGGCAGCCGCGGTGGACGAGCTCTCCGTCCAGGTCGATGAGCTGCACATGCACCTCGCGCAGGTGGTCCCGCACCACGGCGGTCACGGGCCGGAAGCGTTCGACCTTGCCCGACGCTACGAGCTGTGCTTGGCCGGTGCCGCCTGTGTATCGCTCTGGTTGGCCAACCACCGGCGAGTTCCGATCGGCTCGGCGTGCGTGCCGTGGGCCGGTGGCGAGTGGTTGGCGACCTGTCTGGAGTTTCTCCTCGGACGATTGGACCCGGCGCGGCCACCGCACCAGGACATGTTCCTGACGTTGTTCGAGGCCGTCGCCCGGTCTGCCGCCCGTGGACCGGTCTCCATCCTGCCGCGCTATCTCACGAAGGAGTCCGATGGCCGGTGA
- a CDS encoding acyl-CoA dehydrogenase yields MAGDVRSAQRVAALEQQLGDPWDTANPTGFAAILAADEREEVFQAGEQALDRCGTAAELVPVASGGRLAGMDQLIRVTRPVCRRDLALWLGYGGGPFIATQNVWAAGDTDQRRTVADLVLGGGRIAAAYHELDHGSDFLRADLHARQVDSGLVLTGRKEIITNAARARYMVVFARTGAMLSPWSHSQLLVDMAAVPPDRVRHLDRFPAAGMRGVQLGGVEFLDCPVPSGSLLGAMGRGVSTALRSFQVTRVMLPAMATASLDTGLRVAQRLGVRRRLDGRLVADLPAWRQSLVDAFVDLLICDAFTTVAARGLHLLPGEASLHSAAVKYLVPGYLVGAMRRLSVLLGASFYLRTGPYAIFQKHLRDLPPALFGHAPRAACLAALLPKLPTLARRAWPSGEPAPGTLYELGTDVPELPYHQLSVSGNGRDSLSASLAAVCAALAGAGGEHQEVAALAAAFLAELRDLTPLCAGLAAEDLTPNARPAAFDLAARYATVLAASACLNVWWAAGGAGFAGDVHWIAAALRRLRRGVAQPAEPASEPSRYTSDPLWRELTSRFDGGQSFDLAAGPVAG; encoded by the coding sequence ATGGCCGGTGACGTGAGGTCGGCGCAGCGGGTAGCGGCGCTGGAGCAGCAGCTGGGCGATCCCTGGGACACGGCGAACCCGACCGGCTTCGCGGCCATCCTCGCCGCGGACGAACGGGAGGAGGTGTTCCAGGCCGGTGAGCAGGCGCTCGACCGCTGCGGCACGGCTGCGGAGCTGGTACCGGTCGCATCGGGCGGCCGCCTTGCCGGGATGGACCAGCTGATCCGCGTCACGCGCCCGGTGTGCCGCCGGGATCTGGCGTTGTGGCTCGGGTACGGGGGAGGGCCGTTCATCGCGACGCAGAACGTCTGGGCGGCCGGGGACACCGACCAGCGTCGGACGGTTGCGGACCTCGTACTCGGCGGCGGGCGCATCGCCGCGGCCTACCACGAGCTGGACCACGGCAGCGACTTCCTGCGCGCTGACCTGCACGCCCGGCAGGTCGACTCAGGGCTGGTGCTGACCGGCCGCAAGGAGATCATCACGAATGCCGCGCGCGCCCGGTACATGGTCGTGTTCGCGCGTACCGGCGCGATGCTCAGCCCGTGGAGCCACTCCCAGCTCCTGGTCGACATGGCCGCCGTGCCGCCGGACCGGGTACGCCACCTGGACCGGTTCCCGGCCGCCGGCATGCGGGGCGTCCAGCTCGGCGGCGTCGAATTTCTGGACTGCCCGGTCCCCTCCGGTAGCTTGCTGGGCGCGATGGGTCGCGGTGTGTCCACTGCCCTGCGCTCGTTCCAGGTCACCCGGGTGATGTTGCCCGCCATGGCTACGGCGAGTCTGGATACGGGCCTGCGGGTCGCGCAGCGCTTGGGTGTACGACGACGCCTCGACGGTCGACTTGTCGCCGACCTGCCGGCCTGGCGGCAGTCACTCGTCGACGCGTTCGTCGACCTGCTCATCTGCGATGCCTTCACCACCGTGGCCGCCCGCGGGCTGCACCTGCTGCCTGGCGAGGCCAGCCTGCATTCGGCGGCGGTGAAATACCTGGTCCCCGGCTATCTGGTCGGTGCGATGCGCCGCCTGTCCGTCCTGCTCGGCGCCTCGTTCTACCTGCGCACCGGCCCGTACGCCATCTTTCAGAAACACCTGCGGGACCTGCCGCCGGCGCTGTTCGGTCACGCCCCGCGGGCGGCGTGCCTGGCGGCGCTGCTGCCGAAGTTGCCGACGCTGGCCCGTCGTGCCTGGCCGTCGGGTGAACCCGCCCCGGGCACCCTCTACGAGCTGGGGACGGACGTGCCCGAGCTGCCGTACCACCAACTGAGCGTCTCCGGCAACGGTCGCGACAGCTTGAGCGCTTCGTTGGCCGCGGTGTGTGCGGCGCTCGCCGGCGCCGGTGGGGAGCACCAGGAGGTGGCTGCGCTGGCCGCTGCCTTCCTTGCCGAGCTGCGTGACCTCACCCCGCTCTGCGCTGGCCTGGCGGCCGAGGACCTCACCCCGAACGCGCGTCCGGCCGCCTTTGACCTGGCGGCCCGGTACGCCACCGTGCTGGCGGCCTCGGCCTGTCTCAACGTCTGGTGGGCCGCCGGGGGCGCCGGTTTTGCGGGCGACGTGCACTGGATCGCCGCCGCGCTCCGCCGGCTCCGCCGAGGCGTGGCGCAGCCGGCCGAGCCCGCCAGCGAACCGTCGCGGTACACGTCCGACCCGCTGTGGCGTGAGCTGACGTCGAGGTTCGACGGGGGGCAGTCGTTCGACCTCGCGGCCGGACCGGTGGCTGGTTGA